A window of the bacterium genome harbors these coding sequences:
- a CDS encoding cytochrome c maturation protein CcmE: MKPRFIIAGFLLIFAISLFVLATTKKTSKAVMTVRELVKLNQDLPNVRLGARVATAAIEYQTTPEFKLSFEATDAGSKDLATAVVIPVTYRGIKPDTFQTGRDVILEGDFRQGRFEAKTLLTQCPSKYEPPTYSNPSQTGSN, from the coding sequence GTGAAACCTAGATTCATCATTGCAGGATTTTTACTGATTTTCGCGATCAGTTTGTTTGTGCTTGCAACTACTAAGAAAACTTCTAAAGCTGTGATGACTGTGCGTGAGCTTGTAAAATTAAATCAGGACTTGCCGAATGTCCGACTCGGAGCGCGGGTTGCAACTGCTGCAATCGAATACCAGACGACGCCTGAATTTAAATTAAGCTTTGAGGCAACTGATGCGGGATCTAAAGATCTAGCAACTGCAGTGGTGATTCCTGTAACTTATCGTGGAATTAAGCCAGATACATTTCAAACCGGTAGAGACGTGATTTTAGAAGGAGACTTCCGCCAGGGGCGTTTTGAGGCTAAGACTTTGTTAACCCAGTGTCCTTCAAAATATGAACCACCGACTTATAGTAACCCCAGCCAAACAGGCTCAAACTAG